In Myxococcus stipitatus, the following are encoded in one genomic region:
- a CDS encoding SpoIID/LytB domain-containing protein, which yields MDRPVALPPDEPLDAGTPGGALPPSTSGEDAGTADAGLESATPPAPPGADLLAQGIPGPGELKRLDFRGGEPRLPIRLMEGRREATFSPRGRMRMRFGGAVEKMLDAAAGTRWTVRVTQGVPAVLSARVQLSEHRFADREGLAAAQEEWRARGIPVRTHVLGAVYGIAGKVIDNRRSLLLVDEVLSHEDAMKRQADLLQRFGVRTTLFEEAHTPARGILEVRDESGAVVGLAQDRLDAESPDGAGFDVRQVEYGVGYDFHGFEDRTFRGALQFSVDRAGLLAVVNVVPLEDLLKGLVPAEIFARAHAEALKAQAVTARGEVLAKVGIKHLADPYLLCSEQHCAVYRGRTGEAASTTAAVEATRGEALFSADGRLVDSVYSAVCGGHTEDNDIVWGGPPDPSLRGRPDILEPTADTPAPSRLAKWLAAPDLRAACRLSSFAQPSKFRWEKRFTAAQLDALVARLGVGRVQAMSLSERGVSGRARVLSVSGDQGATQVRGELNIRRLLGMLNSSMAVVEAERDAEGRPTHWLFRGGGWGHGVGMCQTGAIGRAEAGQRYQDILRHYFNGAEVAPIY from the coding sequence ATGGACCGCCCGGTGGCGCTCCCGCCAGACGAGCCCCTGGACGCTGGGACGCCGGGTGGCGCGCTCCCTCCATCCACCTCGGGCGAGGACGCGGGGACAGCGGATGCGGGCCTTGAATCCGCGACGCCCCCCGCGCCGCCAGGGGCAGACCTGTTGGCCCAGGGGATTCCGGGGCCCGGCGAGCTCAAGCGCCTGGACTTCCGAGGCGGAGAGCCCCGGCTCCCCATCCGGCTCATGGAGGGTCGGCGCGAGGCGACGTTCTCTCCTCGGGGGCGCATGCGGATGCGCTTTGGCGGAGCGGTGGAGAAGATGCTCGACGCCGCGGCCGGCACTCGCTGGACGGTGCGCGTGACGCAAGGCGTGCCCGCGGTGCTCTCCGCTCGTGTGCAGCTGAGCGAACATCGGTTCGCGGACCGCGAGGGACTGGCGGCGGCCCAGGAGGAATGGCGCGCGCGAGGCATCCCCGTGCGCACCCACGTGCTGGGCGCGGTGTATGGCATCGCTGGCAAGGTCATCGACAACCGGCGCTCGCTGCTGTTGGTGGACGAGGTGCTCTCCCACGAGGACGCCATGAAGCGGCAGGCGGACCTGCTGCAGCGCTTCGGAGTGCGGACGACTCTCTTCGAGGAGGCGCATACTCCCGCGAGAGGCATCCTGGAGGTCCGCGACGAATCCGGCGCCGTGGTGGGACTGGCGCAGGACCGGCTCGACGCGGAGTCCCCCGATGGCGCTGGCTTCGACGTGCGCCAGGTCGAGTACGGCGTGGGCTACGACTTCCACGGCTTCGAGGACCGCACGTTCCGAGGCGCGCTGCAGTTCTCCGTGGACCGCGCGGGCCTGCTCGCCGTGGTGAACGTGGTGCCCCTGGAGGACCTGCTCAAGGGCCTGGTCCCCGCGGAAATCTTCGCCCGGGCCCACGCGGAGGCGCTCAAGGCCCAGGCCGTCACCGCGCGCGGCGAGGTGCTCGCGAAGGTGGGCATCAAGCACCTGGCGGACCCCTACCTCCTGTGTTCAGAGCAGCACTGCGCCGTGTACCGGGGGCGCACGGGTGAGGCGGCCAGCACCACCGCCGCCGTCGAAGCCACCCGGGGCGAGGCCCTCTTCAGCGCGGATGGCCGGCTGGTGGACTCCGTCTACAGCGCCGTGTGTGGCGGCCACACCGAGGACAACGACATCGTCTGGGGTGGCCCGCCGGACCCGAGCCTGCGGGGACGCCCGGACATCCTGGAGCCCACCGCGGACACGCCCGCCCCCTCCCGCCTGGCGAAGTGGCTGGCGGCGCCAGACCTGAGGGCCGCCTGCCGGCTCTCCAGCTTCGCCCAGCCAAGCAAGTTCCGTTGGGAGAAGCGCTTCACCGCGGCCCAGTTGGATGCCCTGGTCGCCCGGCTGGGCGTGGGCCGGGTGCAGGCCATGAGCCTGTCCGAGCGGGGGGTCTCCGGCCGGGCGCGGGTGTTGTCCGTGTCCGGGGACCAGGGGGCCACCCAGGTGCGCGGCGAGCTCAACATCCGCAGGCTGCTGGGCATGCTCAACAGCAGCATGGCGGTGGTGGAAGCCGAACGAGACGCCGAGGGCCGGCCCACCCATTGGCTTTTCCGTGGCGGAGGGTGGGGCCACGGAGTAGGGATGTGTCAGACGGGCGCCATCGGCCGGGCGGAAGCCGGGCAGCGCTACCAGGACATCCTCCGTCACTACTTCAATGGTGCTGAAGTCGCCCCCATCTACTGA
- a CDS encoding TonB family protein — protein MSTGSSPTDWRRKRRRDSPWRLLAAVLLALVAHVAYLAVVLFTGTLSPVDRDRKPVTRPPTSVAVRPLTQDQWAKNRGKTDPKAKTQTTERPRAQEKKPEEKKPETRPQGQVVDLAPGNNQEAPDAKYLAEHNNRVQKETRAREQTPNYRNAMPQRTAPEAQQGADVEPTAPRIAGNNGLGNDDRPLSEAGQQFAFEVPDIHRRNEMKVKTDPTTPGSVSVQNQNESDEVTGNGKRLRMQQGTQGSQEEGSSGRMGSPGIASLMPSRAAMDKVLGAAPNDHLRDVEEGDGTMLNSREWKYASFFNRVKQSVGMHWNPNETLRQRDPTGRIYSGKDRHTLLEITLDEKGRVTDIQVEKSSGLDFLDMEAVSSFQRAQPFPNPPPGLLSDDSKVRFSFGFFLEMGGGPRMRLFRQPN, from the coding sequence GTGAGCACGGGTTCTTCTCCGACAGACTGGCGCCGCAAGCGGCGGCGAGACTCACCCTGGCGCTTGCTCGCCGCGGTGCTGCTCGCCTTGGTGGCACATGTCGCCTACCTGGCCGTCGTCCTCTTCACGGGGACCCTCTCTCCCGTGGACCGTGACCGCAAGCCGGTCACCCGCCCCCCCACCTCCGTGGCCGTGCGCCCCCTGACGCAGGACCAGTGGGCCAAGAACCGCGGAAAGACGGACCCGAAGGCGAAGACGCAGACCACCGAGCGTCCTCGCGCCCAGGAGAAGAAGCCCGAGGAGAAGAAGCCGGAGACCCGCCCCCAGGGGCAGGTCGTGGACCTGGCGCCGGGCAACAACCAGGAGGCTCCGGACGCCAAGTACCTGGCGGAGCACAACAACCGCGTCCAGAAGGAGACGCGGGCCCGGGAGCAGACGCCCAACTACCGCAACGCCATGCCCCAGCGCACGGCGCCCGAGGCGCAGCAAGGCGCGGACGTGGAGCCCACGGCGCCTCGAATCGCCGGCAACAACGGCCTGGGCAACGACGACCGCCCCTTGTCCGAGGCCGGCCAGCAGTTCGCCTTCGAGGTCCCCGACATCCACCGCCGCAACGAGATGAAGGTGAAGACGGACCCCACCACGCCCGGGAGCGTGTCCGTGCAGAACCAGAACGAGAGCGACGAGGTGACGGGCAACGGGAAGCGGCTGCGGATGCAGCAGGGCACGCAGGGTTCGCAGGAGGAAGGCTCCTCGGGGCGCATGGGCTCACCGGGAATCGCGTCGCTGATGCCGTCCCGCGCCGCCATGGACAAGGTGCTCGGGGCCGCGCCCAATGACCACCTGCGCGACGTGGAGGAGGGAGACGGCACCATGCTCAACTCGCGCGAGTGGAAGTACGCCAGCTTCTTCAACCGCGTGAAACAGAGCGTGGGCATGCACTGGAACCCCAACGAGACGCTGCGCCAGAGAGACCCCACCGGGCGCATCTACTCGGGGAAGGACCGGCACACGCTCCTGGAAATCACGCTCGACGAGAAGGGCCGCGTCACGGACATCCAGGTGGAGAAGAGCAGCGGCCTGGACTTCCTGGACATGGAGGCGGTGTCGTCGTTCCAGCGCGCCCAGCCCTTCCCCAACCCGCCTCCGGGGCTCTTGAGCGACGACTCGAAGGTGCGCTTCTCCTTCGGCTTCTTCCTGGAGATGGGCGGAGGCCCGCGCATGCGGCTGTTCCGCCAGCCCAACTGA